The following proteins are encoded in a genomic region of Periophthalmus magnuspinnatus isolate fPerMag1 chromosome 21, fPerMag1.2.pri, whole genome shotgun sequence:
- the LOC117389872 gene encoding tripartite motif-containing protein 16-like, with product MAQKALDQEAFSCSVCLDLLKDPVTIPCGHSYCRNCVQQHWDQEDEKQLYSCPECRLSFSPRPALVKNIIIAAVLEQMKTAPPAALCYAGPEDVSCDVCTGRKLRAVQSCLQCMASYCERHLQPHYEAGEFKEHQLVAPSHRLQENICSQHDKVMDLFCCSDQQLLCSLCVDQHKGHDIVTSASERAQRQAELPARRALLLQSLQHKETDLKRLQQEAQDIRSSAQTAVQRSNDSFRDMALLLDKRRSEVEQQIRSQEDTQLSPVQELQDQLQQDVRELKRSLSELDTLELTQDHNQFIQRYASLSPHTQSTEPATIHTGDRGYFEEVTRAVSKLRDTLQLTLSPVQVLLPPAELSSREDFLYYSTEITLDTNTAHTRLSLSDGNRRVTRLRDHQTYPDHPDRFSDRCQLLSRESLTGRCYWEVEWSGEGVYIAVSYREIQRKGKSDECGFGHSEKSWALLCNKTSCSFRFNKVVSQVSGPVGSRIGVYLDHSAGVLAFYSVSESTMSLLHRVQTRFTRPLYTGVWIGPGATAHFPKLK from the coding sequence ATGGCGCAGAAAGCACTCGACCAAGAAGCCTTTTCCTGCTCCGTGTGTTTGGATCTACTGAAGGATCCTGTGACTATTCCCTGTGGACACAGCTACTGCAGGAACTGTGTCCAACAGCACTGGGACCAAGAGGACGAGAAGCAGCTCTACAGCTGTCCTGAATGTCGCCTCAGCTTCAgccccaggcctgccctggtgAAAAACATCATCATAGCAGCTGTACTAGAGCAGATgaagacagcgccccctgctgccctctgctATGCCGGACCTGAGGATGTGTCCTGTGATGTGTGCACTGGGAGGAAGCTGAGAGCTGTCCAGTCCTGTCTGCAGTGTATGGCCTCTTACTGTGAGCGCCACCTACAGCCTCATTATGAAGCTGGAGAGTTTAAAGAACACCAGCTGGTGGCGCCGTCTCACAGGCTTCAGGAAAACATCTGCTCTCAACACGACAAAGTGATGGATCTATTCTGCTGCAGTGACcagcagctgctctgctccctgtgtgtggaCCAACATAAGGGTCATGACATAGTGACCTCTGCCTCAGAGAGGGCTCAGAGGCAGGCAGAGCTGCCGGCCAGGAGGGCCCTGCTGCTCCAGAGCCTCCAGCACAAAgaaacagacctgaagaggCTCCAACAGGAGGCCCAGGACATCAGGAGCTCTGCCCAGACAGCAGTGCAGCGCAGCAACGACAGCTTCAGAGACATGGCCCTTCTCCTGGACAAAAGACGCTCTGAAGTGGAGCAGCAGATCCGCTCCCAGGAGGACACCCAACTGAGCCCAGTCCAAGAGCTccaggaccaactgcagcaggaCGTGAGGGAGCTGAAGAGGAGCCTCTCTGAGCTGGACACACTGGAGCTcacccaggatcataaccagtttATACAGCGCTACGCTTCActgtccccacacacacagagcacagagccagcCACCATTCACACAGGGGACCGGGGATACTTTGAGGAAGTGACCAGAGCTGTGTCCAAGCTCAGGGACACACTCCAGCTCACTctgagtccagtccaggttttACTGCCACCAGCTGAACTCAGCTCCAGAGAGGACTTCTTATATTATTCTACAGAAATCActctggacacaaacacagctcacaCCAGACTGTCTCTGTCTGATGGAAACAGAAGAGTAACACGTTTGAGAGACCACCAGACTTATCCAGATCATCCAGACAGATTTAGTGACAGGTGTCAGCTCCTGAGCAGAGAGAGTCTGACGGgccgctgttactgggaggtggagTGGAGTGGGGAGGGTGTTTATATAGCAGTTTCATACAGAGAGATTCAGAGAAAAGGAAAGTCTGAtgaatgtggatttggacaCAGTGAGAAATCCTGGGCCTTACTGTGTAACAAAACCAGTTGTTCATTTCGGTTTAACAAAGTCGTGTCCCAGGTCTCAGGTCCGGTCGGGTCCAGAATCGGGGTTTACCTGGACCACAGTGCAGGGGTTTTGGCGTTTTACAGCGTCTCTGAAAGTACCATGAGcctcctccacagagtccagaccaggttcACTCGGCCTCTCTACACTGGGGTCTGGATTGGTCCTGGAGCCACTGCACATTTCCCTAAACTGAAATAG
- the LOC117389870 gene encoding E3 ubiquitin/ISG15 ligase TRIM25-like, which yields MAQKALDQEAFSCSVCLDLLKDPVTIPCGHSYCRNCVQQHWDQEDEKQLYSCPECRLSFSPRPALVKNIMLAGLVEQMKKTAPPAALCYAGPEDVSCDVCTGRKLRAVQSCLQCVASYCERHLQPHYEAAALKKHQLVAPSHRLQENICEQHDRAMEMFCRSDQQLLCSLCVDQHKGHDIVSSASERAQRQAELPARRALLLQSLQHKETDLKRLQQEAQDIRRSAQTAVQRSNDSFRDMALLLEKRRSEVEQQICSQEDTQLSPVQELQDQLQQDVRGLKRSLSELDTLDLTQDHNQFIQRYASLSPHTQSTEPATIHTGDRGYFEEVTRAVSKLRDTLQLTLSPVQVSLAPDELSSREYFLYYSTEITLDPNTVYKYLSLSDGNRRVKFMSKDQSYPDHPDRFSVRQVLSRESLTGRCYWEVEWSGVWGVYIAVSYREIQRKGKSDECRFGLNDKSWALDCYKTSCSFWFNKVQSQVSGLVGSRIGVYLDHSAGVLAFYSVSESTMSLLHRVQTRFTRPLYTGVWIGSGATAHFPKLK from the coding sequence ATGGCGCAGAAAGCACTCGACCAAGAAGCCTTTTCCTGCTCCGTGTGTTTGGATCTACTGAAGGATCCTGTGACTATTCCCTGTGGACACAGCTACTGCAGGAACTGTGTCCAACAGCACTGGGACCAAGAGGACGAGAAGCAGCTCTACAGCTGTCCTGAATGTCGCCTCAGCTTCAgccccaggcctgccctggtgAAAAACATCATGTTAGCAGGTTTAGTAGAGCAGATGAAgaagacagcgccccctgctgccctctgctATGCCGGACCTGAGGATGTGTCCTGTGATGTGTGCACTGGGAGGAAGCTGAGAGCTGTCCAGTCCTGTCTGCAGTGTGTGGCCTCTTATTGTGAGCGCCACCTACAGCCTCATTATGAAGCTGCAGCGTTAAAGAAACACCAGCTGGTGGCGCCGTCTCACAGGCTCCAGGAAAACATCTGTGAACAACATGACAGAGCGATGGAGATGTTCTGCCGCAGTGACcagcagctgctctgctccctgtgtgtggaCCAACATAAGGGTCATGACATAGTGTCCTCTGCCTCAGAGAGGGCTCAGAGGCAGGCAGAGCTGCCGGCCAGGAGGGCCCTGCTGCTCCAGAGCCTCCAGCACAAAGAGACAGACCTGAAGAGGCTCCAACAGGAGGCCCAGGACATCAGGCGCTCTGCCCAGACAGCAGTGCAGCGCAGCAACGACAGCTTCAGAGACATGGCCCTTCTCCTGGAGAAAAGACGCTCTGAAGTGGAGCAGCAGATCTGCTCCCAGGAGGACACCCAACTGAGCCCAGTCCAAGAGCTccaggaccaactgcagcaggaTGTGAGGGGGCTGAAGAGGAGCCTCTCTgagctggacacactggacctcacccaggatcataaccagtttATACAGCGCTACGCTTCActgtccccacacacacagagcacagagccagcCACCATTCACACAGGGGACCGGGGATACTTTGAGGAAGTGACCAGAGCTGTGTCCAAGCTCAGGGACACACTCCAGCTCACTctgagtccagtccaggtttCTCTGGCACCAGATGAACTCAGCTCCAGAGAGTACTTCTTATATTATTCTACAGAAATCACTCTGGACCCAAACACAGTTTACAaatatctgtctctgtctgatggAAACAGAAGAGTAAAATTTATGAGTAAAGACCAGAGTTATCCAGATCATCCAGACAGATTCAGTGTTAGGCAGGTCCTGAGCAGAGAGAGTCTGACGGgccgctgttactgggaggtggagTGGAGCGGGGTGTGGGGTGTTTATATAGCAGTTTCATACAGAGAGATTCAGAGGAAAGGAAAGTCTGATGAATGTAGATTTGGACTCAATGATAAATCCTGGGCCTTAGACTGTTACAAAACCAGTTGTTcattttggtttaacaaagtccagtcccaggtctcaggtctggtcggGTCCAGAATCGGGGTTTACCTGGACCACAGTGCAGGGGTTTTGGCGTTTTACAGCGTCTCTGAAAGTACCATGAGcctcctccacagagtccagaccaggttcACTCGGCCTCTCTACACTGGGGTCTGGATTGGTTCTGGAGCCACTGCACATTTCCCTAAACTGAAATAG